The Sporosarcina sp. Te-1 DNA window ACAGCGAAAAGTAAAGAGGATGCAGGCCACATCAATTGGATGGTGGGAGACAGCGCGGCTTTGGAGATCAATGCATATGATGCCGTCATTATGACAGCCAATGTCGCCCAAGTCTTCCTGACAGAAGAAAGCTGGCAACAAGTACTAGTGGATGCTTACCGAGCGTTGAAAGACGGCGGCCACTTTATCTTTGATACACGAAATCCCTTAGCGAAAGCTTGGATCGCGTGGATGCAAGACGACACACCTGATGCCGCGGTACATCCGGACAACGGAGATCCCCTTGAAATCTGGACAACTTACGACGGGCTGGAGGACAACATCTTCACATTTTACGAAACCGTTAAATATGCACAAACGGACGAAGTCGTAGTACGAGAAAAAATCCAGTTGAAATTCAGAACAATGGAAGTGATTCGTGAATCCCTGAAGGAAGCCGGATTTTCAGAAGTGCGAGCCTATGGTGATTGGGAATTCCACGAAGCCACAACTCAATCCAAATCGTTTATCTTTGAATGCGTGAAATAAGAGCCATCCAGAAATCAGTGGAAACTGATTTTCTGGATCGGTTTTTTTAAGGGTGGAAAGTTTGATGGAGATAGGTGGTGGCCATTTGAGAAGTTTGA harbors:
- a CDS encoding bifunctional 2-polyprenyl-6-hydroxyphenol methylase/3-demethylubiquinol 3-O-methyltransferase UbiG, with translation MIPIVYDQLNRWGKDDDFFLALLQKLNTKQLADLGCGTGRLTVHFAKLGYEVTAIDPNKEAIETAKSKEDAGHINWMVGDSAALEINAYDAVIMTANVAQVFLTEESWQQVLVDAYRALKDGGHFIFDTRNPLAKAWIAWMQDDTPDAAVHPDNGDPLEIWTTYDGLEDNIFTFYETVKYAQTDEVVVREKIQLKFRTMEVIRESLKEAGFSEVRAYGDWEFHEATTQSKSFIFECVK